The sequence below is a genomic window from Acidobacteriota bacterium.
GCCGTGCTGGCGGCCGGCGCGAGCGACTGGGTGTTCGAGCGGCACTCGCGGCCGAGCTACGGACCGTCCGTCCCATTCCCTCTGAACGTGCTGGTCGACAGCCTCGAGACCGGCGGCCCGCCGCCGGTCTCGATCCAGGACGCGCGGACGGCGTTCAACGTGTGCCTCGCAGCATATCGGTCGGCGCAGGAGCAGCGGCCGGTGCGCATCGGATAGGCGCGTTCGAGGGCCTGGCTGCAGCGGGCGGCGTTCAAGGCGACGACGCCGGCGCAGCCGAGCCCGCGGATCCCGCGCCGATTGGCGTGGATCCGCAAACCGTCGCCCGCCGCGGGTTGTTCAGATCGACCTGGGCGCGGGCGACGGCGCTCGCCGGCGGCGCGGCCAACGTGAAGCTCGTCGCAGACGACTGGCCGTCGTCGTTGACGGCCACCGCGAGGCGTGCGGCGAATGGCGCGGCCAGGAGCGCCGGCGCCGGCAGCACGCCATCGCGCGCCAGCGCGGCGGCGAGGCGTGCGCGATCGGCCGCCGACTCGCTGAACCGATCGATCGTCACGATCGGCGTCCCCGCGCCAGCCGTGCCGGCCCGCGCCGGCGCGAGGTCGCGGTCGCCGGCGACGTAGAGCGTCGCGGTGCTGTCGAACGGCCGGTAGTTGTCCACCCGCAACACGATGGTCGTCGCGGCGGCCCGTGACACGTCCGTCCAGCCCTGATTGCCGATCGACACGCACCGGCCGAACGTGGTCGCGCGGAACACCGGCAGGTCCGAGGTGTCGACGGGCACGCGGACGGCGCGGGTGGCGTCGATGCGAGCCGCGGACACGGCCCGTCCGCCCGCCGCGATGATGACGAGCGCGAGCCCGTCGCGCACGCGCGCGCGCTCTTCTCCGCCGACGGCAATCGCCGCGGCGTCGGCCGACAGGCTCGCGCGAACCGCCAGCGGCGCTGGGTGCCCGGTGCCCCCGATCGGAACACCCGATTCGACCGCCACGTCCGCATTCTCGGGCGCGAGCTGCTCGAGGGCTCCGGATGCCGCGCCCGCGACGCCGATGGCGACGAGTCCGCGGCGCTCGGCGCCGTAGAACGTGGCCTCGATCCCGAGCGTGGCCAGGCTCGCCGCATCGTCGGGCCCGAAGCCGAAGGCGGCGCCGGGCCGGGCCGCGATCGCGACGACCGTTCCGGCCGGCAGCGAGCGCAGCACCATGTACAAAGGCTCGTCGAGCGCGACCGGCTGAAGCGTGAAGCCGTGATCGGCGAGCAGCGCGGCGCCCGAGTCGAACGCGACGATCGGATGGCCGTCGCCCGCGAAGGCTGCCGCGCGCTCGGGGTCGCGCGGCACCATGCTGATCGTGCGGGTGAGGGCATCGTCTTCGGCGTACAGCTTGTAGAGCACCAACTGATCGATGGCGTATCCCTCCTGCAGGATCCCAGCCCCTGTCGGAAGCCGATCGAACAGTGCGGTCAGGAAGCGGCGTTCGAAGTCACGCCGGTGGTGGTCGTTGGCGGCGTAGTTGGCGCGCAACTGCACCGCGGCGACGAGGACGAGGATGGCGGCTGCCGCGAGGGACGTGCCGCGGGTCCCGCCGCGCGAGAGCGCGTTGCGCGACGCCCGCACGCCCCCGGCGAGCGCGTGCGCGCCGGCGCCAGCGGCTATCCACGCTGCGACGTACGCCGGCGTGAGGAACCCCTCCATGTCGCCGAACACGTTCAGCACGAGCAGCACGACGCCCGTCAGGGCGCCAGCGAGGAGCACGAACGCCGACGGCCGCCGGCGGCCCAGCCACACGAGGCCGATCGCCGCCAGCGGGGCGCCCGTCCATCCGAGCTCGCGCCAGAGCGAGGCGAGCGATTCGGGTACACGGTCGTGCACGACCTCGCCGGCGGTGTAGTGGAACATGTCCGCGGCGAAGCGCCGCGCGGTCACGACGTCCACCAGTTCGCGGAACGAACGCGCAGTCGCCTCGAGTGCGACGGCGCCCTGCGCGGTTCGCAACCACACGTAGCCGTACTGCGCGGCGCCCGCGAGCACGATCGCCGCGACCGCCGCCATGACGCGGGGCCGCAGTACCCGCCGCCAGTCGGTCAGCAGGACGAATGCGACGAGCGACGGCACGACGAACAGGATCGACAGATGGTTGCCGAACGCGAGCGAGGCGAACGCCACGCTGGCGTAGAGCCAGCGATCCGTCCGGAGCGTCGCCCATCGCAGCACCGTCCAGAGCGACAGCGCCGTCAGCGCGCCCGCCAGCGTGTAGACCTCCGCGACCACTGCCTTCGCCCAGAACGCCCGCCCGAAGGCCAGTCCCAGCGCGGCGGCGGCCGCCGCCGCTCTCGTGGCGCCGATTTCCCGTACAGCCAGGTACACCGCGAGCGCAGCCACGACGCCGAAGACGGCGGACATCAGGTTGGCGCGGTAGGCGACCGAGCCGACGGGCAGCCAACTGAACACGTGCCCGAGCAGGACGTAGAGCGGGTATCCCGGTGGATGGGCCGTGCCCAACATCTTCCCCAAGTACTGGAACTTGACGGAGTCGCCGCCCCCGCCGATGTCGGGGAAGAGCGTCTTCGCGTAGACGAGCGCCGCGAGCGCCGCGAGGCCGCAGAGCGTGAGGGCGTCACGCCAGCGGCCGGAGAGTCGTGTCTCGGACACAGTCTGGATGGTAGGACCGGGCGCGGGATTTTGTGAAGCTCGCTGCGCCGGTGGACCTGGTGTGGAGTAAGCTGCGGCCTTCGAGCGCGAGGAGGACGGAATGCAGAAGAGATGGAAACGGTCGGTGATGGTGTCGGCCGTGGCGATCGTCGCCGCTGCCGCCGGCGTGTGGGCAGCCGATCCGCCGGACTTCGTGCCGGACGCGAAGTTCACCGGGTCGTCGCTGACCGGGTGGCGGGTTCTCGGCCAGGCTGACTGGCGGGCGGAGAACGGCGAGCTCGTCGGCCGTGCCAAGGGCGATGCCGGCGGCTGGCTGGTCATGGACAAGGCCTTTCAGGATCTCCAGTTCTTCGCGAACCTGCGTGGCGATGCCGGTAGCCGGACGGGCGTGCTGCTGCGCGCGGAGAAGACCGCGGATGGTGGGATGCGCGGCGTCTACGTATCGTTCGCGGATGGCGATCACGTGTCCTATCGCGTGACGCTCGACGCGCAGGGACGGGAGACGAACCGCGTGCGGATCGGCACGGCGCCGGCGGCTGGTTCACCGGCCGCGACGGCGGCCGCCGCCGCGAAGCTCGCGCCGGGCGACTGGAACCCCGTCAAGATCAACATCTGGAACGAGACCGTGCGCACGTGGCCGGGCGCGGGCGGCGTGTTCGCCGATCAGGAGACCGGCACGTTCGGACCGGTCGCGCTCTACGTGGGAGGCACGGGCGAGGTCCGCTACAAGGACGTCGCGTGGAAGGACGTCAACGTCGTGGAGCTGCCGGACGAGGTCGTGAACAGCCGGTTCACGATCAAGCGGCTGAGCGAGCTGTACTACGGCTGGTCCGCCGTCGCCTCGGACGTCAATCGCGACGGCGCCATGGACATCATCTCGGGCCCGTTCGTCTACTTCGGGCCGAACTTCACGATGCGCCGGATCTACCGGATGGATCGGGTCTACAACCCGGCCACCGAGTACGCCCCGGACATGGTGAACTTCACCCACGACTTCACCGGTGACGGCTACCCCGACGTCCTCGCTTCCGGCTGGGATCGCAAGCTGGGCACGCGGCCCATCGATCTGTACGTCAACCCGAAGGGCGAGCCGCGGCGCTGGAGTCACACGACCGTGATGGCGACGCCGATCTCCGAGAGCGTGCTGATGAAGGACGTCGACGGCGACAGCACGCCGGAGTTCATCTTCGCGGTGGCGGACGGCTACGCGTTCGCGAAGCCGGGGCCGGATCCGGCGCAACCGTGGATCGTGCACAACGTCGCGCCGGCGGGCCAGCGAGGCAACATCCACGGGCTCGGCGGCGTCGGCGACGTGAACGGCGACGGCAAGGCCGACATCGTGACGATCAGCGGCTGGTACGAGCAGCCGGCCGGCGGCGCCACCGTCAAGCCATGGGCGTTCCATCCCTACTCCTTCGGGACGGCGTCCACCGAGATGGGCGTCTTCGACGTCAACGGCGACGGGCTCACCGACGTCGTCGCGAGCCTGAGCGTGCACGGCTGGGGGTTGGCCTGGTACGAACAGAAGAAAGCGGCCGACGGCAGCCGGACGTTCGAGAAGCACGACATCGCGACCGACTACTCCACGAAGAACGCCGGCAACGTCGTGTTCTCGGAGGCGCACGCGGCGCGGTTCGTCGACATGACCGGCGACAAGATCCCCGACTTCGTCGTCGGCAAGCGCTACTGGTCGCACCTCGAGACGTACAACGGCCCGGATCCCTACGGCCCCGCGGCGATCTACGTCTATCGAACGGTGCGGAACGCGAAGGCACCCGGCGGCGCCGAGTTCGTCCCGGAGCTCCTGCACAACCGGGGAGGCGTGGGCTCCGCGTTCGAGGTCGCCGACCTCAACAAGGACGGCAAGCCCGACATCGCCGTCGCCAACGCATACGGCACGCAGGTGCTGCTGAGCAAGTGAGCGGCCGCCATCGAGGGTCTGCACTGCTCACGGCGTGTCGCCGCGGAGTCGCACGCCGGGGCGGCAGACCCTCGCGGCCTCATTCACAGTAGAGTCCCGTGCACTCCGGAGGTGGCGCGCCGGAGGCGGCGCTCACGCTGCCGATCATCGACGGGTGGATCGAGCAGTGATAGTTCGTGCCGTCGGACGGCATCGTGACCTCGGTGCTCGTCGCGCCCGGCGCGATGTCGCCCGTGTCGATCGATCCGTCGTTCAGCACGACGCGGTGCGTGACCGTGTCGTCGTTCTTGAACACGACCGGCTTGCCGCCGGCGGCCGCCGGATTCGGATTGAACGACTGCGCGCCGTTCTCTCGGATGACGTGAACGACGACCGCGTTCGCCGACGGTTCCGTCGGCGACTTGGCCTTGCTGCACGCGCCGCCCAGGATGCTGGTGGCGACGACGGCGCACGTGAGGAGACACACTCGCATAGACCCTCCGCGCAGCCTGTGCGCAAGTCAGGTGCCACGTGGAGGCAAGGCGAGAGAACCCGCGAGGCCGGCGCGGGTTTACGATGGCCGAAACCGCTTACGCGAGACGAGGCCCGTGGCCCCGAAGCCCCGAGGCGAAGAGGCAAGGAGGAGCGCGATGCCCAGTCGTGACACTCGCACCGAAGTGAGCCGGCGTGATCTGTTGCGCGCGAGCGCGCTCGCGCCCGTCGCGCTCGTCAGCCTTGACCGCCTCGACCGCGCCACGCCGGCGGCCGTGGTGCCGCCGCCCTACACGTTGTCGATCAACATCGAGATCATGTTCCGCGCCACGCGGCTCACGAGAGCCGACCGCATCCGGTTCATCGCGGATCGCGGCTTCAAGGCGTACAGCTTCTGGAGCGCCGACGAGGCCGAGCGTGCCGCGATGCTGAAGGCGCAGAAGGAGACAGGGCTGACGTGCGTCAGCCTCGTCGGGACGGGCACCGCCGGTGGGACCACCGGGTTCACCCGACCGGGAGCGGCCGACGCGTTGCTCGGCGAGTTCCGCGAGCGTATCGCCATCGCACGCCAGTTCGGCACGCCCGACCTGATCAGCTTCGTCGGGGAGCTGCAGGCCGACGTCTCGTGGGAGACGCAGCGCACCGGCATCGTGGATGGCTTGAAGCGCGCCGGCGACCTGGCGGCCGCGGCTGGCGTGACGATCACGGTCGAGCCCTTGAGCGTCGGACCGAAGGAGCGGCGCCGCGCGCTGGATCGCACCGCCGAGTGCTATCCGGTGATCCGCGACGTGGGCCACCCGAACGTCAAGGTCTGTTTCGATCTCTACCACTTGCAGCGGACCGAAGGGAATCTCGTGGAGAACCTGCGCCGAGGGTTGCAGGAGCCGTTGATCAAGATCGTCCAGATCGGCGACAACCCCGGCCGGCTCGAGCCTGGCACCGGCGAAATCCACTATCCCTTCGTCTTCAAGGAGCTTCGGCGCTTGAACTACCGCGGCTACCTGGACACCGAGATGGGCACGTCCAGCACGCCCGAGCACGCGATGGACGTGGCGCGCCGGCTGTCCGAGGAGAACTGACCGTGCCGATCGGAGGCTGGCGCGTGTGGCTCGTTGCCGCGCTCGCCGTGAGCGCCACCGCCGTCCGGGGGCAGGAACCGGCCGGCGACGAGGCCGGCTTCACGCCGATCTTCGACGGGCGGACGCTCGCCGGCTGGCGGCTCGTGAACGGACGCGGGCCCGGCTACGTCGTGAAGGATGGCACGATCGTCTGCCCGAAGAACGGCGGCGGCAATCTCTTCACCGAGAAGGCATACGCGGACTTCGTGCTCCGCTTCGAGTTCCGCACCGAGCCCGGCGGGAACAGCGGCATCGGCATCCGCGCGCCCTACGAAGGGACGTCGTCGTCCGAAGGCATGGAGATCCAGATACTGGACGACGGCCATCCCATGTACAAGGGCGTCATCCGCCCCGAGCAGCACCACGGATCGATCTACGATGTCATCCCCGCGCGCACCGGATTCCTGAAGCCGGCGGGCGAGTGGAACAGCGAAGAGATCCGCGCGGACGGACGCCGGATCCGGGTGACGCTCAACGGCGCGATCGTCGTGGACGCGGATCTCGACATCGTCCGCGAGCCGGCCGTGCTCGCGAAGCATCCGGGTCTCGCGCGGCGCGCGGGCCACATCGGCCTGCTGGGGCACGACTCGCTGGTCGAGTTCAGGAACCTGCGGATCAGGCCCCTCGGCTGAGACCCGTGTTCAGCACCCCGCCATGCCTCGTGTTCTGCGTCATCTGATCTGGATCGGCGTCGCGGTGCTCACCGCGTTCGCGCTGGCGGGCATCGCGCTCGACCGCGGCGAGCCGGTCAACAGCATGTGGCTCGTCGTGGCGTCCGTCGGCTGCTACGCCATCGGCTACCGCTTCTACGCGAAATGGATCGCCGCGCGGGTGATGGCGCTCGACGATCGGCGCGCCACGCCGGCCGAGCGGCTTCGCAACGGGCACGACTTCGAGCCCACCAACAAGTGGATCGTGTTCGGCCATCACTTCGCGGCGATCGCCGGGCCCGGCCCGCTCGTCGGCCCGACGCTCGCGGCCCAGTTCGGCTATCTGCCCGGCACGCTGTGGATCATCGTCGGCGCGGTGCTGGCTGGCTGCGTGCAGGACTTCGTGATCCTGTTCGCCTCGATGCGGCGTGACGGCAAGTCGCTCGGGCAGATGGCGAAGGAGGAGATCGGCGCGATCGGCGGCGTCACGGCGCTCGTCACCGTGCTGCTCATCATGATCATCCTGCTCGCCGTCGTCAGCCTCGTCGTGGTCAACGCGCTGCGCGACAGCGCCTGGGGCACGTTCACGATCGCGGCGACGATGCCGATCGCCGTGTTCATGGGCGTGTACCTGCGGTACTGGCGTCCGGGCCGCGTGCTCGAGTGCTCGTTGATCGGCTTCGTGCTGGTCGTCGCGAGCATCGTGGGCGGCCAGGCGGTGGCGGCCTCACCGTCGCTCGCGCCCGTCTTCACCTTGAGCGGCATGACGCTCGCGTGGCTGGTGATCGGCTACGGCTTCCTCGCGAGCGCGCTGCCGGTCTGGCTGCTGCTCGCGCCGCGCGACTACCTCAGCACGTTCGTGAAGCTCGGCGTCGTCCTGCTGCTCGGCCTGGGCATTCTCTGGGTGCGGCCGGATCTCGAGATGCCCGCGCTGACGCAGTTCGTGGACGGCACGGGGCCGGTGTTCAAGGGGAAGATCTTTCCGTTTGCCTTCATCACGATCGCGTGCGGGGCGATCTCGGGCTTCCATGCGCTGATCGCGTCCGGCACCACGCCGAAGCTGATTGCGCGCGAGTGGCACGCGTGGCCCGTCGGCTATGGCGGCATGGCGCTCGAGAGCTTCGTCGCCGTCATGGCGATGATCGCCGCCTGCGTGATGGAGCCTGGCGTGTACTTCGCCGTGAACGCGCCGGCCGGCGTCGTCGGCGCCACGCCGGCTGCGGCGGTGGCGACGATCTCCTCCTGGGGATTCCCGGTGACGGCCGATCAGATGTCCGCGCTGGCGGCCGGCGTCGGCGAGGCCACGCTCTTCGCGCGCACCGGCGGCGCGCCCTCGCTCGCGCTCGGCATGGCGCACATCTTCTCGTCGAGCATCGGCGGCGCCGCGCTCGTCGGGTTCTGGTACCACTTCGCCATCATGTTCGAAGCGCTCTTCATCCTCACGATCATCGACGCCGGCACGCGCGTCGGGCGCTTCATGCTGCAGGATCTGCTCGGGCACGTGTACGCCCCGTTCGCTCGGACGAGCTGGATGCCGAGCGTGCTCGTCTCGAGCGCGCTCGTCGTGCTCGCCTGGGGCTACTTCCTCGTTCAAGGGGTGCTCGATCCGCTCGGCGGGATCAACTCGCTCTGGCCTCTCTTCGGGATCGCCAACCAACTGCTCGCCGCGACGGCGCTCTGCGTGGCGACGACGATCCTCGTCCGCATGCACGGCGCGCGCTACATGTGGGTGACGTGCGTGCCGCTCGCCTGGCTGCTGGCCGCCACGCTCACCGCCGCCTGGCAGAAGGTGCTGTCGCCGATGTCCGCGCTCGGCTTTCTCGCGCAGGCGGCCGAGCTCCAGCAGGCGCTCGACGGCGGCCGCGTGGCCGCCGACCGCATCGCCGCGACGCGCGCGCTGATCTTCAACGCGCGGTTGGACGCGGCCGTCTGCGCGCTCTTCGCCGTGCTGGTCGTCGTGATTGCGGCCGACTCGGTCCGAATCTGGGCGGGCGTGCTGCGCGGAACGCTGCGGCGCACGACCAGCGAGGCGCCCTTCGTGCCCTCGCAACTCGAGCCGGAGGAGCTGTGAGCGCGCGGAGCGCGCTGCGCCGCTTCGTCGGCGGGCCGGCCCGCCAGGCGGCGCGGCTCGTCGTCGATCTGTGTCGCGAGCTGTCGGACGAGCGCGCGTACGAGCGGCATCTCGCGGCGCACCGGACCGCGCACAGCCCGGACGAATGGCGCCGCTTCTGCGACGAGCGCCTGAAGGCCAGGTTCGCGAGAGGCCGCTGCTGCTGAGCCGCCGCAGGCGTGAGATGACGCCAGGCGAGCCGGAGCGCTCGTGACCGCGGCGCCTCGTCCACGCCCGGGATCACCTCACCGCGCGACGCCCTCCAGCCAGTTGACGACGACGCCGAGCGGCTGATTGCCGGGCTCCTCGCCGACCGGCGCTTTCAATCGCACGAACCGGCCATCGGGGCTCACGTCGTAGGTCGGCGGCTGGCCGCCGCGCAGATAGCTGGCTTCGTACAGTTGAACTGGCGGCTTGTAGCGGAACTCACCGGCGCGTTCGGCATTCGCGCCGAGCGAGACGCTCACGGCCATCATTTTGTTCACTTCCAGGTAGAACAGCTCGCGGCCGTCGCGCGACCACACCGGTTCGTCGCCGCCGCTGGGCGACACGCGCACCGGGGCACCCGGCCCGGGATAGGGCCGGACCCACACTTCCTGACGGCCCGTCGCATTCGACGCGTACGCCAGCCATCGCCCGTCGGGAGAGAGCGCGGCACCGGCCCCGCCATCGTTGCCCGGCGTCTCGACCACCGGCGTCGGCCGGGTGCGGGCGTTCGTCGCGAGCGCGAAGGAGACGACGTTCGTGTCGGGCGGACTGATTTCGACGGCCAGCAGCTCGGTGCCGCTCGGCGACCAGCCGACCGGATGAAAGTGGCCGGGCAGCGTGAGGTCGTCGGCGGCCGTGCTGCTCGCGTCGGCGGCAATCGAACGCAACGGCGAGGGCGACACGGTTTCGTACACGATCCGCCGGCCGTCGTTCGTCCAGAGCGGCGTGTAGTGACGCGACGTGGCGCCGTCGAACGTGAGCCGGATCGGCGGGCGCCCTTGCAGATCGTCCACCCACAGGTCGCGGTTGACGATCAGCGCGAGGCGCCGGCCGTCGGGCGAGAAGCGCGGGAACTCGACCGTGCCGAGCGCCGGGTTGACCGGGCCCAGCTCGCGCCCATCGCGATCGACCCACACGGGTGTGCCGCCGGGCTCCTCGACGGCGCCTTCATACACGAGCACGCCCGCGTTGGAGACCGAGAAGAGCGTCATCGAGCCGCCCTCGGGAATCGCTACCGTCTGCACGCGCTCGGCAACGGCGACAGGTTCGCCGCTGACGACGCCGCTCGCCGGATCGAACGGCTGAGCCATCACGGTGCCTTGCCGTCCGAACACGAGGTATCCGGGCGGCGCATATTGGGCTCTCGAATCCGAGTCCATGACGCGCGTGCGCGCGTCGCTGTCGAGCGACGCGAGATACACCGTGTTGCCGGGCTGCGCCGTGTAGAGGAATCGCCGGCCGTCGGGCAGGAAGACCGGCAGCACGTGATGGGTCTCCCTGCGCGCGGCATCCGGCGTCGTGAGCTCGACGAGTTGCCCGCTCCCGGCAGCGAGCCGCGACAAGCCGCCGGTGGCGTGGCCCACGACGATCGTGCCGTCGAGCGCCCAGGCGCCGCCGGCGGCGGCCGGCGCATCGCAGACCGTCTGGACGGTGCCGCTCTCGACGTCGATCTTTTTGAGCTTGCCGTCGGCGAAGAAGCCGAGGGCGCGGCTGTCCGGCGACCAGAAGGGCATCTGGGCGTCGAGCGTGCCTTTCAGCTCGCGGGCGTTGACCGAGTCGAGCGCGCGGATCCAGAGCGCGGCCTGCTCGCCGGGCCGATAGGCGCGGAATGCGACCAGTCGGCCGTCCGGAGAAATGGCCAGGCTCGACCGGGTCGTCGCGGTCGGGAACCTCGCGCCCGGCGGCGGCGCGAGCAGGAAGCGCACGGAGGTCGGCGGGCGGACGGCCGGACGAGCCTGCCACACCAGGAACCCGATCAATCCGGCGACGATCGCGCCGAGGCCGAGCAGCGTGCCGCGCGGCCACGCCGCACGCGCCGGCGCGGGCGGCGGCGCGCCGGCAGGGCGAGCCGTCGCTGGCGCGGCGAGCGCGTCGGCGATCTCGAGCCGCGCGACGCCGATGTCGGAGAGCCGCGCTTGCACGTCCTTGACGAGACACCGCCGCAGCAGCCGGCGAATCGGCTCGGGCGTCTCGAGCGGCAGCGCGCTCCAGTCGGGATCGCTGCGCAGCACGCTGGCCAGCGTGTCGGAAACCGTCTCGCCGTGGAACGCGCGGCGGCCGGTCAGCATCTCGAACAGCACGCAACCGAACGCCCAGATGTCGGCGCGTTTGTCCGCCTGCCGGCCGCGGGCCTGTTCGGGCGCCATGTAGGCCGCCGTGCCGAGAATCACGCCGAGGCGGGTGAGCGCCGGGCTCGTCACCGTCGGCGAGTTGGCCGCCTCGGGCGACGGCACGGCCTGCGCCGCCCCTGCCGGATCGACGAGGCGCGCCAGACCGAAGTCGAGCACCTTCACGGTGCCGTCGGGCCGCAGCTTGATGTTGGCGGGTTTGAGATCGCGGTGGACCACCCCCTGCGCGTGCGCGGCGTCGAGCGCCTCGACGATCTGCCGCGCAATCGGCAGCGCCTCGTCGAGTGGCAGCGGCGCGAACCGCAGCGGCTCGGCGAGCGTCGGCCCGTCCACCAGCTCGAGCACGAGCGCGCGCACGAGATGCGCCGACCCGGCCGTCGCCGCGTCCTCGACGCCGTAGATGGCCGCGATGTTCGGATGATTGAGCGAGGCGAGAATCTGCGCCTCGCGCTCGAACCGCGCGCGCCGATCGGGATCGCGCGCGAACGCTTCCGGCAGGATCTTGAGCGCGACGTCTCGTCCAAGCTTGGTGTCGCGCGCCCGGTACACCTCGCCCATGCCGCCGGCCCCCAGCGGGTGCTGGATCTCGTACGGGCCGACACGCGTACCCTCCGGATAGCTCATCCGTCCACGGATTATACGGGGACGATCGCGTGCGACACCGGACGACGGACGGGCGCCGGAGAAGCTGTCAGCCAGGCGTCGCGTCGCGAGCGCCGACTCACCCTCTACGATCCACGACTCGGTACTCGCACGCGCCGCGGCCCGCGCCGCGCCGGTCGCTCGCAGCGCGGGCCGCGAGCCGCGATCTATCATTCGTCCCGCAGGCATTTTCCACGGAGCACGTCATGACGATGGTCGACGATGCGTTCATTGATCGGCGGGAGTTCCTGAGGATGAGCGGCGCCGCCGGCGTCGCGACGACGATGGCCGGTGCGCGGGCCGGCGCCGCGACGCAGCCCGCGCCGACGCCGTTTCTCGCCGCGCCGCCGCTCGAGACGGTGCGCATCGGGTTCGTCGGCATCGGCTTGCAGGGTGGCAGCCACGTCAACAACCTGCTGCGCATTCCCGGGTGTCGGATCGCGGCCGTCTGCGACACTCGACCGGAGCGCACCGATTGGGCCGCGAAGGCCATCGTCGCGGCGGGCCATCCGCCGCCTGCCATCTACACGCGCGGCCCGCGCGACTTCGAGCGGCTGTGCGAGACGGAGGATCTCGACCTCGTCTACACCGCCACGCCGTGGGAGTGGCACGTGCCCGTGATGCTCGCGGCGATGGCACATGGCAAGCACGCGGCCACCGAAGTGCCGGCGGCGACAACGCTCGAGGATTGCTGGGCGCTCGTCGAGGCGTCCGAGCGGCACGAGCGCCACGCCGTGATGATGGAGAACTGCAACTACGACCGCATGGAGCTGATGGTGTTCAACATGAGCCGGCAGGGCGTCTTCGGAGAGCTGCTGCACGCCGAAGGCGGCTACCTGCACGACCTGCGGGCGATCAAGTGGGACACGAAGAACGAGGGGCTGTGGCGCCGCGCCTGGTCGGCGAAGCTGAACGGCAACCTGTATCCGACGCACGGGCTCGGGCCGCTCGCCAACTGCCTCGACATCAACCGCGGCGACCGCTTCGACTACCTCGTGTCGATGAGCGGACCTTCGCGGGGCCTGCAGGACTGGGCGCGCGAACACTTCCCGGCGGACGCGCCCCAGCGCCGCGAGTCGTTCGTGCTCGGCGACGTCAACACGAGCCTGATGAAAACGGCCAACGGCCGGACGCTCCTGGTGCAGCACTGCACGAACCTGCCGCGGCCGTACAGCCGGATCCACATGCTGCAGGGGACGAAGGGGCTGTTCGAGGGCTATCCCAACCGGGCGTACGTCGAAGGACGCGGCAAGCTGGATCAGTGGGTGCCGGCAGAGGATCTGCTCGCCGAGTTCGAGCATCCGCTCTGGGCCGGCATGGCCGCGCGGTCGTCGGGCGCGGGGCACGGCGGCATGGACTTCATCGAGGACTACCGGCTCGTCACGTGCCTGCGCGAAGGGCGACCCACCGACATGAACGTCTACGACGCTGCGGCGCTGAGCGCCGTCGTCGAGGCGAGCGTGCGGTCGGTCGCGTCCGGAAGCCGGCCGGTCGATCTGCCGGACTTCACCCGCGGACGCTGGCGGACGAACCCGAAGCTCGACATCCTTCGCGCCTGAGGTCCAGCGGTGGCCGACATCGTCGCTCTCGTCCTGGCACGCGGGCTGGGACGTCGCATGCGCGAGGACGCAACCGCAGCGGACGTCCCGCTGACGGCCGCGCAGGACGCGGCGGCGCGCGCCGGGCTGAAGGG
It includes:
- a CDS encoding TIM barrel protein is translated as MPSRDTRTEVSRRDLLRASALAPVALVSLDRLDRATPAAVVPPPYTLSINIEIMFRATRLTRADRIRFIADRGFKAYSFWSADEAERAAMLKAQKETGLTCVSLVGTGTAGGTTGFTRPGAADALLGEFRERIAIARQFGTPDLISFVGELQADVSWETQRTGIVDGLKRAGDLAAAAGVTITVEPLSVGPKERRRALDRTAECYPVIRDVGHPNVKVCFDLYHLQRTEGNLVENLRRGLQEPLIKIVQIGDNPGRLEPGTGEIHYPFVFKELRRLNYRGYLDTEMGTSSTPEHAMDVARRLSEEN
- a CDS encoding DUF2723 domain-containing protein, producing the protein MSETRLSGRWRDALTLCGLAALAALVYAKTLFPDIGGGGDSVKFQYLGKMLGTAHPPGYPLYVLLGHVFSWLPVGSVAYRANLMSAVFGVVAALAVYLAVREIGATRAAAAAAALGLAFGRAFWAKAVVAEVYTLAGALTALSLWTVLRWATLRTDRWLYASVAFASLAFGNHLSILFVVPSLVAFVLLTDWRRVLRPRVMAAVAAIVLAGAAQYGYVWLRTAQGAVALEATARSFRELVDVVTARRFAADMFHYTAGEVVHDRVPESLASLWRELGWTGAPLAAIGLVWLGRRRPSAFVLLAGALTGVVLLVLNVFGDMEGFLTPAYVAAWIAAGAGAHALAGGVRASRNALSRGGTRGTSLAAAAILVLVAAVQLRANYAANDHHRRDFERRFLTALFDRLPTGAGILQEGYAIDQLVLYKLYAEDDALTRTISMVPRDPERAAAFAGDGHPIVAFDSGAALLADHGFTLQPVALDEPLYMVLRSLPAGTVVAIAARPGAAFGFGPDDAASLATLGIEATFYGAERRGLVAIGVAGAASGALEQLAPENADVAVESGVPIGGTGHPAPLAVRASLSADAAAIAVGGEERARVRDGLALVIIAAGGRAVSAARIDATRAVRVPVDTSDLPVFRATTFGRCVSIGNQGWTDVSRAAATTIVLRVDNYRPFDSTATLYVAGDRDLAPARAGTAGAGTPIVTIDRFSESAADRARLAAALARDGVLPAPALLAAPFAARLAVAVNDDGQSSATSFTLAAPPASAVARAQVDLNNPRRATVCGSTPIGAGSAGSAAPASSP
- a CDS encoding DUF1080 domain-containing protein, which translates into the protein MSATAVRGQEPAGDEAGFTPIFDGRTLAGWRLVNGRGPGYVVKDGTIVCPKNGGGNLFTEKAYADFVLRFEFRTEPGGNSGIGIRAPYEGTSSSEGMEIQILDDGHPMYKGVIRPEQHHGSIYDVIPARTGFLKPAGEWNSEEIRADGRRIRVTLNGAIVVDADLDIVREPAVLAKHPGLARRAGHIGLLGHDSLVEFRNLRIRPLG
- a CDS encoding DUF1080 domain-containing protein — protein: MVSAVAIVAAAAGVWAADPPDFVPDAKFTGSSLTGWRVLGQADWRAENGELVGRAKGDAGGWLVMDKAFQDLQFFANLRGDAGSRTGVLLRAEKTADGGMRGVYVSFADGDHVSYRVTLDAQGRETNRVRIGTAPAAGSPAATAAAAAKLAPGDWNPVKINIWNETVRTWPGAGGVFADQETGTFGPVALYVGGTGEVRYKDVAWKDVNVVELPDEVVNSRFTIKRLSELYYGWSAVASDVNRDGAMDIISGPFVYFGPNFTMRRIYRMDRVYNPATEYAPDMVNFTHDFTGDGYPDVLASGWDRKLGTRPIDLYVNPKGEPRRWSHTTVMATPISESVLMKDVDGDSTPEFIFAVADGYAFAKPGPDPAQPWIVHNVAPAGQRGNIHGLGGVGDVNGDGKADIVTISGWYEQPAGGATVKPWAFHPYSFGTASTEMGVFDVNGDGLTDVVASLSVHGWGLAWYEQKKAADGSRTFEKHDIATDYSTKNAGNVVFSEAHAARFVDMTGDKIPDFVVGKRYWSHLETYNGPDPYGPAAIYVYRTVRNAKAPGGAEFVPELLHNRGGVGSAFEVADLNKDGKPDIAVANAYGTQVLLSK